AGCCGAGCGGCTCGAGGAGATTTTTGCAATCGGTTATCAGGCCGCGAAGCAATCTTTCGATGAGGTTATTTTTTAAAATTAACCACTTTTTCGCCGCATATTTTGCAGTAATTGGCATCATCATCAATATCATCGTTACCGCACCTGTTGCAGACCTTTTCAAGATTTTGTCGCTTGTTTCTCATTTCTGCGGTCACAATTCCTGTTGGTACAGCGATGATGGAGTAACCGGCAAGCATTAATATAATAGAAAAGAATTTTCCCAGTGGCGTAGACGGTGATACGTCGCCATAACCGACCGTAGTTACCGTAACCACAGCCCAGTAAATACTTTGCGGAATGCTTTCAAAACCTTCCTTATGACCTTCAACCATGTACATTATTGAACCTACGATCACAGAAAAAATGATCAAAAACAGCAGGAATATATATATCTTCCGCGAAGAGTTTTTCAAGGCCCGAACGATCAGGTAGCCGTCATTCATAAAATCCATCAGATTCAGGATTCTGAAAATCCTCAGCATCCTCAGCATTCTGATGATGAGGAAAAACTTGGTAAAAGGAAAAAATAAACTAAGGTAAAACGGAATGATCGCTAACAGGTCTATAATCCCAAAAAAACTGAAAATATAGTCTTTTTTATTGCGGATCGTGATAATTCTCAGCGCATATTCAATAGTGAAAACAACTGAAATCAGAATTTCAAGTGCGATGAAAAATTTATGAAACCTTAAGTCCAGCGAAGGTATGCTCTCCAGCATTACAATAAAAGTGCTGATGAAAATAAGGATCAGGAGGCAGATGTCGAAGAGTTTTCCCAGCGGCGTATCCGCTCTGTAAATGATTCGGAAGAGCTGGCGTTTCCATTTTTTGCGCTCCGGAATATAGTCGTGTTCCTTTTCTATAGTTTGGTGTTCTTGCATTCGGCAGAATTTTAGAAATTTATTCCTAATTTCGCTACAAACATAATAAAATGAAGTTAAACGAGGTAATTCTTGAACTCGAACAACGGTTTGAAATTCCCCAGGCAGAAGATTTTGACAATGTGGGGTTACTCTGCGGAAATCCGGATCGGGACATCACCGGAATTCTGGTGTGTCATGATGCTCTGGAAAGCGTCGTTGATGAGGCTGTTGCTAAAAATCATAATCTCATCGTGTGCTTCCATCCCATTATTTTTTCCGGGTTAAAATCTTTGACGGGTAAAAATTATGTGGAGAGGGCGGTTCTGAAAGCTATTGAAAACAAAATCGCGATTTATGCCGTTCACACCAGTTTTGACAATGATTATTTTGGTGTGAATTACAGAATATGTGAAGAACTTGGCCTGAAAAATCAGCAAATACTGATGCCGAAAAAAGACAACCTGAAACAGTTGGTAGTCTACGTTCCAAAAGACTTTTCCGAGAAAGTAGAAACAGCCCTCTTTGCAGTTGGTGCAGGAAATGTGGGCTTTTACGATGAATGCAGTTTTACAGTTTCCGGAAGCGGAACCTTTCGGCCGTTGCCTGGGTCGGATCTGTTCCAGGGTGAGGAATGTATTCGGGAATATGCCGAAGAGGAAATGCTTTACTTCATCTTTGAAAAATACAAGCAGCGAAACATCATCAACGCGATGAAAGCTGCACATCCGTACGAAGAAGTGGCTTACCAGATTTACAGTTTGAACAATGAAAATCAGTATTCAGGACTTGGAAGGTTCGGTGATTTTGAAAAAGAAATGGATGAGCCTGAATTTTTGGCCCTGGTTAAAGAAAAATTCAATTTGAAAGTCATCAGGCATTCACCACTCAACGGAAAACCTGTAAAAAGGGTAGGCGTACTTGGCGGAAGTGGCGCGGGCGGAATTAAGGCAGCCATTTCCAAAAAATGTGATGCTTATCTTACCGGTGATATCAAGTACCACGATTTTTTCCTCTCAGAAAGCAATATGCTCATTTGCGATATCGGGCATTACGAATCCGAACAGTTTGTGGTTCAACAATTATTTGAGATTTTGTCGGAAAAATTTCCTAAATTTGCAATCTCAAAAACAGAGGAAAATACTAACCCTGTAAATTATTTTTTATAAAAATATGGCTAAAAAGACCACCGAAATTTCAGTTGAAGAAAAATTAAGAGCGCTTTACGACCTTCAAATTATCGACTCCAGATTAGATGAAATCCGTAACACCAGAGGTGAATTGCCGATTGAAGTGGAAGATTTGGAAATAGAAATCGAAGGCCTGCAAACAAGAGCCGAAAAATACGAGACTGAAGTTAAAGAGCAAAATACCGAGATCGGAATAAAAAACGAGGTGATCAACCACGCTAATTCGCTGATTGAAAAATATAAAGCACAGCAAGACAACGTAAGAAACAATAAGGAATTTGAATCTTTGGCTAAAGAGATTGAGTATCAGGAACTTGAAATTCAGCTGGCCGAGAAGAGAATTAAGGAGCATAACGCTAAGATCGGACAGAAAAACGAAACTTTAGAGGAGCTGAAATCTAAAATCGAAGACCTGCAAAGCCACCTGAAATTCAAGAAGGAAGAATTGGATGGTTTGATCGCAGAAACCCAGAAAGAAGAAGAATATCTGGTATCAAAATCAGAAGAATTTGCTGCAAAGATTGATGAAAGACTTCTGAAATCTTACCAAAGAATCCGTGAAAACTCTGCAAACGGACTTGCAGTTGTAGGTTTGGAAAGAGGAGCGCCAAAAGGTTCATTCTTCATGGTTCCGCCGCAAAAGCAGATGGAAATTGCCCAGAGAAAGAAAATTATTATCGATGAGCACTCCGGTAAAATCCTTGTTGACGACGATTTAGTAAACGAGGAAACTGAAAAAATGAAAGATGTGATTAAATTCTAATCAATCACAAATCATACAAAAACCGCAGAGCGATCTGCGGTTTTTTTTTGTATAATTTTTTTTATGGTAATTATTTCCTGTCAATACATCAGAATCTGCATACAGTTTTATATACCCTATTTTTTAATAATTCTCCTGTTAATATGTCCTCGTAATTTAGATTTTTATCTGCTTGTATCAGGCCGCTTAACTTTCTGCGTGAAATCTGCTTTATCGTTCCTTTTGTTTTACTGATGGATGCATCTTAAAGTTACGTGTCATTTTAAATTATAAAAAAAGCCGCAGTTCACTGCGGCGATTTTTAAGCATTATGCCCCGTACATCTTATTGTAAAGGGCGATATATTTTTCTTTTATAGCTTTACGCTTCAGCTTTAATGTTGGCGTAAGCAAACCGTCTTCGATGCTCCAGACTTCCGGAGTAAGTTCAATTTTTTTGATCTGTTCCCAGCCGCCAAGTTTGGTGTTCAGATAATCGATATCTTTTTCAATTCTCGCTTTCAGTTCAGGATTTTTTGCTATTTCAGCAGGGGTGTCACCGATTTTTATATTTTTGCGCTCTGCCCAGGATTTAGCAAAATTAAAGTCCGGTTGTACAAGGGCTGTCGGCATCTTCTCGCCTTCACCAACGACCATAATCTGCTCAATAAATTTTGAAGCTTTAGCCATATTTTCAATCATCTGTGGCGCTACATATTTGCCTCCAGACGTTTTGAACATTTCCTTTTTGCGGTCGGTGATGTGCAGAAAACCTTCTTGATCAATATGCCCGATATCACCTGTCTTAAAGAATCCGTCTTCGGTAAAGGCCTCCCTGGTGAGTTCCTCATTTTTAAAATAACCTTTAAAAATACTCGGCCCTTTTACCGTAATTTCTCCGTCGGCTTCTATTTTTACATCAAGATTTTCCAGAGGATGGCCCACCGTACCTACTTTCATCCTGTCTTTTGAGTTTACAGAAATTACCGGCGAAGTTTCTGTAAGCCCGTAACCTTCAAGAATTGGAATTCCGGCGTTTTGAAATAAGTTATTAAGCCGCGGCGAAAGGGCTGCCGAACCGGATACTAAAGTGATGATGTTTCCGCCCAAACCTTCACGCCATTTGCTGAAAACCAGCTTGTCTGCAATAATTTCCTTAAGCCCGGACGGTTTTCCGATTTTCTTTTTTGCCTCGTTTACGCCAAGTGCCCAAAGAAAAATTTTAGATTTCAGGCCTCCCGCAGAAGTTCCTTTATCATATATTTTATCATAAACCTTTTCAATTAATCTAGGTACCACCGACATAATGTGCGGCTGCACTTCCTTGATGTTCTCGCCCATTTTATCGATGCTTTCTGCAAAGTAAAT
The sequence above is a segment of the Chryseobacterium taklimakanense genome. Coding sequences within it:
- a CDS encoding ion transporter, with translation MQEHQTIEKEHDYIPERKKWKRQLFRIIYRADTPLGKLFDICLLILIFISTFIVMLESIPSLDLRFHKFFIALEILISVVFTIEYALRIITIRNKKDYIFSFFGIIDLLAIIPFYLSLFFPFTKFFLIIRMLRMLRIFRILNLMDFMNDGYLIVRALKNSSRKIYIFLLFLIIFSVIVGSIMYMVEGHKEGFESIPQSIYWAVVTVTTVGYGDVSPSTPLGKFFSIILMLAGYSIIAVPTGIVTAEMRNKRQNLEKVCNRCGNDDIDDDANYCKICGEKVVNFKK
- a CDS encoding Nif3-like dinuclear metal center hexameric protein codes for the protein MKLNEVILELEQRFEIPQAEDFDNVGLLCGNPDRDITGILVCHDALESVVDEAVAKNHNLIVCFHPIIFSGLKSLTGKNYVERAVLKAIENKIAIYAVHTSFDNDYFGVNYRICEELGLKNQQILMPKKDNLKQLVVYVPKDFSEKVETALFAVGAGNVGFYDECSFTVSGSGTFRPLPGSDLFQGEECIREYAEEEMLYFIFEKYKQRNIINAMKAAHPYEEVAYQIYSLNNENQYSGLGRFGDFEKEMDEPEFLALVKEKFNLKVIRHSPLNGKPVKRVGVLGGSGAGGIKAAISKKCDAYLTGDIKYHDFFLSESNMLICDIGHYESEQFVVQQLFEILSEKFPKFAISKTEENTNPVNYFL
- a CDS encoding zinc ribbon domain-containing protein — protein: MAKKTTEISVEEKLRALYDLQIIDSRLDEIRNTRGELPIEVEDLEIEIEGLQTRAEKYETEVKEQNTEIGIKNEVINHANSLIEKYKAQQDNVRNNKEFESLAKEIEYQELEIQLAEKRIKEHNAKIGQKNETLEELKSKIEDLQSHLKFKKEELDGLIAETQKEEEYLVSKSEEFAAKIDERLLKSYQRIRENSANGLAVVGLERGAPKGSFFMVPPQKQMEIAQRKKIIIDEHSGKILVDDDLVNEETEKMKDVIKF
- a CDS encoding AMP-dependent synthetase/ligase, whose amino-acid sequence is MSIRRLFDIAHQAMEKFPNDSMFVTKYHGEWKKTSTKEFINLGNKISRGLLKLGIKPGDKIALITSSTRTEWAVMDLGILQIGAVSVPVYPTISPEDYNYIFNNAEVKYCFLSDRALLEKVNAIKENVPSLQGIFTFDNIDGAASWKEVMDLGEDESTQTEVEDISKTINPEDLATIIYTSGTTGKPKGVMLSHTNIVSNVLASDSRIPRVKGLDNKDIKVLSFLPICHIFERMLFYLYQSNGYSIYFAESIDKMGENIKEVQPHIMSVVPRLIEKVYDKIYDKGTSAGGLKSKIFLWALGVNEAKKKIGKPSGLKEIIADKLVFSKWREGLGGNIITLVSGSAALSPRLNNLFQNAGIPILEGYGLTETSPVISVNSKDRMKVGTVGHPLENLDVKIEADGEITVKGPSIFKGYFKNEELTREAFTEDGFFKTGDIGHIDQEGFLHITDRKKEMFKTSGGKYVAPQMIENMAKASKFIEQIMVVGEGEKMPTALVQPDFNFAKSWAERKNIKIGDTPAEIAKNPELKARIEKDIDYLNTKLGGWEQIKKIELTPEVWSIEDGLLTPTLKLKRKAIKEKYIALYNKMYGA